One Streptococcus sp. S1 DNA window includes the following coding sequences:
- a CDS encoding cyclic nucleotide-binding domain-containing protein — protein MKKISPSTRLKEIITDYQLDQIFPGDCLSQLDLVLYQAGEYICRQGSEQDVIPYFLKGRLKIIHSLENGSDTILEIQEKPGLLGEIELLLDRVCITSVIADQDSLVVQLPAQHFKKRLLLDPTFLRSTAKTLAEKLHQINYLAPANFHYSVKERLATHFLEHCDENGTLKPKMNQLALRFGISYRHLSRVIKQMIEEGLVQREGRIYTILDAKRMNDLSIKHAETVDR, from the coding sequence ATGAAAAAAATTTCCCCATCTACAAGACTCAAGGAAATCATCACAGACTACCAATTGGATCAGATATTTCCAGGCGACTGTCTTAGTCAGCTGGACCTCGTTCTCTATCAGGCTGGAGAGTATATCTGCCGCCAAGGATCTGAACAAGATGTCATTCCTTATTTTCTCAAGGGCCGGCTCAAGATTATCCACAGTCTTGAGAATGGCAGCGACACCATCCTTGAAATCCAAGAAAAACCTGGACTCTTAGGAGAGATTGAGCTCCTGCTCGATCGGGTCTGTATCACATCGGTCATTGCAGACCAAGACTCGCTAGTCGTTCAGCTCCCAGCCCAGCACTTTAAGAAGCGCCTCCTACTTGATCCAACCTTTTTGCGCTCTACGGCCAAGACCTTAGCTGAGAAATTGCACCAGATCAACTATTTAGCTCCTGCTAACTTTCATTATTCGGTCAAGGAACGCCTCGCTACGCATTTTCTGGAACATTGCGATGAAAATGGGACCCTCAAGCCCAAGATGAATCAGCTGGCTCTGCGTTTTGGGATCAGCTACCGCCACCTTAGCCGCGTCATCAAGCAGATGATCGAAGAGGGCTTAGTCCAAAGAGAAGGACGGATCTATACGATTTTAGATGCAAAAAGGATGAATGATTTGTCCATTAAACATGCGGAAACCGTCGACAGATAA
- the def gene encoding peptide deformylase gives MKAIEKVTRASHLIDMDDIIREGNPTLRAVAEDVTFPLSDQEIILGEKMMQFLHHSQDPVMAEKLGLRGGVGLAAPQLDISKRIIAVLVPNPEDADGNPPKEAYSLQEVMYNPKVVAHSVQDAALGDGEGCLSVDRNVPGYVVRHARVTVEYFTKDGEKKRIKLKGYNSIVVQHEIDHTNGIVFYDRINPNNPFEIKEGLLILE, from the coding sequence ATGAAAGCAATTGAAAAAGTTACAAGAGCGTCCCATTTGATTGATATGGATGACATTATCCGCGAAGGAAATCCAACACTTCGAGCTGTTGCAGAAGACGTGACCTTCCCTTTGTCTGATCAGGAAATTATCCTGGGTGAAAAAATGATGCAATTCTTGCACCATTCTCAAGACCCTGTTATGGCTGAAAAACTTGGCCTCCGTGGAGGAGTGGGACTCGCTGCCCCTCAGCTGGATATCTCTAAACGAATCATCGCTGTTTTGGTTCCCAATCCAGAAGATGCCGATGGCAACCCACCAAAAGAAGCCTATAGCCTTCAAGAAGTCATGTACAATCCAAAGGTTGTCGCCCATTCTGTGCAAGACGCGGCTCTTGGCGACGGGGAAGGCTGTCTCTCTGTAGACCGCAACGTCCCAGGCTATGTGGTTCGCCATGCCCGCGTGACTGTTGAGTATTTCACAAAAGATGGGGAAAAGAAACGCATCAAACTCAAAGGCTACAACTCCATCGTCGTTCAACATGAAATCGACCACACCAACGGCATCGTGTTCTATGACCGCATCAACCCAAACAACCCATTTGAAATCAAAGAAGGACTTTTGATATTAGAATAG
- a CDS encoding type II toxin-antitoxin system YafQ family toxin, with protein sequence MLKIRYHKQFKKDFKLAMKRGLKADLLEEVLNFLVQEKELPVRYRDHQLTNSKHFQGVRECHIQPDWLLVYKVDKDELILNLLRTGSHSDLF encoded by the coding sequence GTGCTTAAGATTCGTTATCATAAACAGTTTAAAAAAGATTTTAAGTTAGCAATGAAGCGAGGTTTGAAGGCAGACTTGTTAGAAGAAGTCTTGAATTTTCTGGTTCAAGAAAAAGAACTTCCTGTCAGATATCGTGACCATCAATTGACCAATTCCAAGCATTTCCAAGGTGTTCGGGAGTGTCATATCCAGCCGGATTGGCTTTTGGTTTACAAAGTAGATAAGGACGAATTGATTTTAAACTTGCTGAGGACGGGAAGTCACAGTGATTTGTTCTAG
- a CDS encoding type II toxin-antitoxin system RelB/DinJ family antitoxin has translation MSKTSMSIRLDSEVKEQAQLVFNHLGMDMTTAINIFLRQAIQYQGLPFDVRLDDHGKLLQVVTDVEQNRNMSQPFESVSDLMEDLRA, from the coding sequence ATGTCAAAGACGAGCATGAGTATCCGTTTGGATAGCGAGGTTAAGGAGCAGGCCCAACTGGTGTTCAATCATTTGGGGATGGATATGACAACAGCTATCAACATTTTTCTTCGTCAGGCTATTCAATATCAGGGCTTACCTTTTGATGTTCGATTAGACGATCATGGGAAGTTGCTTCAAGTAGTAACGGATGTAGAGCAAAATCGGAATATGAGTCAACCCTTTGAATCAGTCTCAGACTTGATGGAGGACTTGCGTGCTTAA
- a CDS encoding MFS transporter has product MKRIMEKVSILALSFILTTSFSISSAQSAMFAYYKGIPHSMIELLVSLPSAGIMVSLIFNKWIGRLFSERQMIVTGLVAYALCGFIPLISPAYPVVFLSRIIFGMAVGLLNVSAIAIISERYKGKERVQTLGIRGSAEVVGTAVLTFGVSLLIRFGWQAAFLVYGISIPILLLYLLFVPYGSTTEAVEEKHKDLKMTGGQWRTALGLAVVAAAIVLSNVMITVRIPSVVEQVGHGTAQTAGIILAAMQFVGILAGLAFSPLTQLFRDRLLLVSGVAFGMGQLLIGVSPNLLILALVTIASGFAYSVALTTVYNVLSDKMPAGVLSQATSMAVLGCSTGSIATTFVLSLLGMISSAPAFIFGFSGILMILISFFGLWIVRKSGK; this is encoded by the coding sequence ATGAAAAGAATCATGGAGAAAGTGAGTATTCTCGCGCTTTCATTTATTTTGACGACCTCGTTTTCGATTTCGAGTGCGCAGTCGGCCATGTTTGCCTATTATAAGGGAATTCCTCACAGCATGATTGAGCTCTTGGTCTCGCTTCCTTCTGCAGGGATCATGGTTTCACTCATCTTCAATAAATGGATTGGGCGCCTATTTTCAGAGCGTCAGATGATTGTGACAGGCCTAGTCGCTTACGCTCTATGTGGCTTTATTCCCTTAATCAGTCCAGCCTATCCAGTTGTCTTTTTGTCTCGGATTATTTTCGGGATGGCGGTTGGCTTGCTCAATGTTTCTGCCATTGCCATTATCAGTGAGCGCTATAAAGGAAAAGAACGTGTCCAAACCCTTGGCATTCGGGGTTCTGCAGAGGTTGTTGGGACAGCTGTTTTGACCTTTGGAGTGAGTCTCTTGATTCGCTTTGGCTGGCAGGCTGCCTTTCTCGTCTACGGTATCAGTATTCCAATCTTACTTTTGTATCTCTTATTTGTGCCATATGGATCTACAACGGAAGCAGTGGAGGAAAAACACAAGGATTTGAAGATGACGGGGGGACAATGGCGGACAGCGCTCGGCTTAGCAGTTGTTGCGGCAGCGATCGTCTTGTCCAATGTCATGATCACCGTTCGGATTCCAAGTGTGGTCGAGCAAGTAGGGCATGGTACTGCCCAAACTGCTGGGATTATTTTAGCAGCCATGCAATTTGTTGGGATCTTGGCAGGTTTGGCCTTCTCGCCCTTGACCCAGCTCTTCCGCGATCGTTTATTATTGGTTTCGGGTGTAGCTTTTGGTATGGGCCAACTGTTGATCGGCGTCTCTCCAAATCTGTTGATTCTTGCCCTTGTAACCATCGCTTCTGGCTTCGCCTACAGTGTAGCCTTGACAACGGTTTACAATGTCTTATCAGATAAGATGCCAGCAGGGGTCTTGAGCCAGGCAACGTCCATGGCGGTTTTGGGATGTAGTACAGGTTCGATCGCAACGACCTTTGTCCTTAGTCTATTAGGGATGATCTCATCTGCTCCAGCCTTCATTTTTGGATTTTCTGGTATCCTCATGATCCTGATTTCCTTTTTTGGCCTTTGGATTGTGCGAAAGAGCGGGAAGTAA
- a CDS encoding MFS transporter, with amino-acid sequence MKKTMERISLLSLSLMLISSFSITAGLPAMKAYFSHLGYSAGQVELLVSLPAFAVVAMLFLNSLIERWMSERQMIVAGLLLFSTSGLLPLVVQDYPLIFLSRFLFGLGTGMINAKAISIISERYSGNDKTRMLGYRGSAEVVGSAILTFIVGQLLPLGWPAIFAVYGGGYLILLLYILFVPYPKEKKQASLKEKKKGSARLRAPQWRFSLMLAVIAGIIICFNSIISLRVPDIIVDARMGTATTAGTVLSLMQLTGIVAGVGFASLTHVFKKNLLMIMCFGFSLALALIGLSGQLWSLVLGTLLAGFTYSTGVTSIFYHLSEKIPTNLLNLATSLVLIGCNLGSALSSFFIQLVTPLAPSNHLLFVLIGALMLLTGVFASQLLARTK; translated from the coding sequence ATGAAAAAAACAATGGAAAGAATCAGTCTCTTGAGCTTGTCGCTTATGCTGATTTCATCCTTTTCAATTACAGCCGGTTTGCCAGCTATGAAGGCCTATTTTAGCCACTTAGGATATTCAGCAGGCCAGGTGGAACTCTTGGTTTCCCTGCCGGCCTTTGCGGTAGTGGCCATGCTCTTTTTAAATAGCCTGATCGAGCGGTGGATGAGTGAGCGCCAGATGATTGTCGCAGGGCTCTTGCTCTTTTCAACTAGCGGGCTTTTGCCTTTGGTCGTGCAGGACTATCCTCTCATCTTTCTGAGTCGTTTTCTCTTTGGTTTGGGGACAGGAATGATCAATGCCAAGGCTATTTCAATTATCAGTGAGCGCTACTCAGGCAATGACAAGACCCGGATGCTGGGCTATCGGGGGTCTGCTGAAGTGGTGGGATCTGCCATCTTGACCTTTATTGTTGGACAACTCTTACCCCTAGGCTGGCCAGCGATCTTTGCCGTATATGGAGGTGGTTACTTGATTTTACTCCTCTATATCCTTTTTGTCCCCTATCCTAAGGAGAAAAAACAGGCTAGCTTGAAAGAGAAAAAGAAAGGTTCCGCACGCCTTCGCGCCCCTCAATGGCGTTTTAGTCTGATGCTAGCCGTGATTGCTGGTATCATCATTTGTTTCAATTCCATCATTAGCCTGCGCGTGCCGGATATCATTGTTGACGCTCGTATGGGAACGGCGACAACAGCTGGAACAGTCCTAAGTCTTATGCAATTGACAGGGATTGTAGCGGGAGTGGGATTTGCTAGTTTGACACATGTTTTCAAAAAGAACTTGCTCATGATCATGTGCTTTGGTTTCAGTCTAGCGTTAGCCTTGATTGGCTTGTCTGGACAGCTGTGGAGCCTGGTTCTAGGAACCCTCTTGGCCGGATTTACCTACAGTACAGGAGTAACCAGTATCTTCTATCACTTATCTGAAAAAATTCCGACTAATCTCCTGAATCTTGCGACCTCGCTTGTCTTGATTGGCTGCAATCTCGGATCAGCCCTCTCTTCTTTCTTCATCCAGTTGGTGACGCCACTAGCTCCTTCCAATCATCTGCTCTTTGTCTTGATTGGTGCTTTGATGCTCCTAACAGGAGTCTTCGCCTCACAATTACTAGCACGAACGAAATGA
- a CDS encoding aminopeptidase — protein MVLPNFKENLEKYAKLLVANGINVQPGHTLALNIDVEQRELAHLIVKEAYALGAHEVIVQWADDFTTREKFLHAPMDRLDNVPDYKIAEMNYLLEHKASRLGVRSSDPGVLNGVEAEKLSASAKALGMAMKPMRIATQSNKVSWTVAAAAGLEWAKKVFPNAASDEEAVDLLWDQIFKTCRVYEEDPVKAWEEHAAILKSKADTLNKEQFSALHYTAPGTDLTLGLPKNHVWESAGAINAQGEGFLPNMPTEEVFTAPDFRRAEGYVTSTKPLSYNGNIIEGIKVTFENGEIVDITAEKGDQVMKDLVFKNKGARALGECALVPDPSPISQSGITFFNTLFDENASNHLAIGAAYATSVEGGAEFTEEELEAAGLNRSDVHVDFMIGSSQMDIDGIREDGTRVPVFRNGDWAI, from the coding sequence ATGGTTTTACCAAATTTTAAAGAAAATCTCGAAAAATACGCTAAATTGTTAGTGGCGAACGGTATCAACGTGCAACCTGGCCATACCTTGGCTTTGAACATCGATGTGGAGCAAAGAGAATTGGCCCACTTGATTGTGAAGGAAGCCTATGCCTTGGGGGCACATGAAGTGATTGTCCAATGGGCAGATGATTTTACTACCCGTGAAAAATTCCTCCATGCACCGATGGATCGCTTGGACAATGTGCCTGACTACAAGATTGCAGAGATGAACTACCTCTTGGAACACAAGGCTAGTCGCTTAGGTGTGCGTTCATCTGATCCAGGTGTTTTAAACGGTGTCGAGGCAGAGAAGCTTTCTGCTTCTGCTAAGGCTTTGGGCATGGCCATGAAACCAATGCGCATCGCTACTCAATCTAACAAGGTCAGCTGGACCGTTGCTGCTGCAGCGGGTTTAGAATGGGCGAAAAAGGTCTTTCCAAATGCGGCTAGTGATGAAGAAGCAGTGGATCTCCTGTGGGATCAAATCTTCAAGACCTGCCGGGTGTACGAGGAAGATCCAGTTAAGGCTTGGGAAGAGCATGCAGCTATTCTCAAGAGCAAGGCAGATACACTTAATAAGGAACAATTCTCAGCCCTTCACTACACAGCACCAGGAACAGATTTGACTCTTGGCTTGCCGAAGAACCACGTCTGGGAATCTGCGGGGGCTATCAATGCCCAGGGCGAAGGCTTCTTGCCAAACATGCCGACAGAAGAGGTCTTCACAGCTCCTGACTTCCGTCGTGCAGAAGGATATGTAACGTCTACAAAACCGCTTAGCTACAATGGGAACATCATCGAAGGCATCAAAGTGACCTTTGAAAATGGAGAAATTGTGGATATCACAGCTGAAAAAGGCGATCAAGTCATGAAAGATTTGGTCTTCAAAAACAAGGGAGCGCGTGCCTTGGGTGAATGTGCCCTCGTCCCAGACCCAAGCCCAATTTCCCAATCAGGCATTACCTTCTTTAACACTCTCTTTGATGAAAATGCCTCTAACCACTTGGCCATCGGAGCAGCCTATGCAACCAGCGTAGAAGGTGGTGCAGAGTTCACAGAAGAAGAACTCGAAGCAGCCGGCCTTAACCGCTCAGACGTCCACGTCGACTTCATGATCGGTTCAAGCCAAATGGATATCGACGGCATCCGAGAAGACGGCACCCGCGTCCCGGTCTTCCGTAACGGAGATTGGGCAATATAG
- a CDS encoding AAA family ATPase, whose protein sequence is MARYLVGPYNNSWNFMDAVEKAQDGDTIEFENGYVFQWPTDEVIVINKSLHFVGHVVPNPNGNGRMFNNTIEASFRFVEGAQVTFEDLWFKVSGNYTALTLWNESAITCKQVYFEITTPTNSEFFIYMDTHSKMTLDGVGMKVPEKHQSVIGMSASELSIQNSTIFSKIDLSEGSKLTLENVHIEKFGNNTIHAKDSEVIAKNSTITGGDLEKDFPPVWLRNVIWESENCKIELPTGTGVCLDNNVQFNSDSDRITSINSFNSMIRAHQATFTEFLCVYEESFASLTGETTFLNENAQTISFGVFDDGVLMAEHMICHKIADPNIRLQGGAFVKVGIVTYRQGDARDLTKEIEDDCDYLVGREVAKGNAQVVPTGQTTDATVAPTTARDSGPEKKQDALQELNSLIGLEKVKHEIKKMINMVEFNKKRIASGKAPEKQTLHAAFMGNPGTGKTTVARLLGQVLFDAGVLSGEEFRFVEATESDLISSNIGGTAEQTQALLEKARGGILFIDEAYSLDKKDSGADFGIEAINTILKFMEDNRDDIMIIFAGYTKEMEEFLKTNPGLRSRVPNNFIFEDFTGDEIVQLGEMILSKGDYKLEDRDYYARHVKRAYDGSLDKSNGRWIRNLDEQLTKTMADRVVAQGSDDIETILNSDIDAVLNQGKYQAGADKEEDGMAALNRLVGIAKVKEQVEQFVAMAEFNQKRAEQGGIVEDTTLHSLFLGNPGTGKTTVARILGNILFQKGVIKQKKFIEVSRSNLVGGYQGQTALKTREVLESALGGVLFIDEAYTLYTGLNDDFGKEALDEVLKFMEDHRRDIVIIFAGYTKEMHDFLQVNSGLQSRIPTTFDFEDYSPDEIVEIGLLGLRKQGYQVNEALYGEIVKGNYMCANDHSNGRWVRNLNEKLLRQVSTRVTREGSTDYNSILDQDLEALRENRSSEQPHTVDDQGYVLP, encoded by the coding sequence GTGGCAAGATATTTAGTAGGGCCTTACAACAATAGTTGGAACTTTATGGATGCGGTTGAAAAAGCGCAGGATGGAGATACCATCGAGTTTGAAAATGGATATGTGTTTCAATGGCCGACAGATGAGGTGATTGTGATCAACAAGAGCCTTCATTTTGTGGGGCATGTAGTTCCAAATCCAAATGGTAATGGGCGCATGTTTAACAACACGATTGAGGCTTCTTTCCGATTTGTAGAGGGAGCACAGGTGACATTTGAAGATCTGTGGTTTAAAGTTAGTGGGAACTATACTGCCTTGACCTTATGGAATGAGTCGGCTATCACCTGTAAACAGGTCTATTTTGAAATCACCACTCCGACAAATAGTGAATTTTTTATCTATATGGATACACATTCGAAAATGACATTGGATGGAGTTGGGATGAAGGTTCCGGAAAAACACCAAAGTGTCATCGGAATGTCAGCATCAGAATTGTCCATTCAAAATTCAACGATTTTTTCTAAGATAGATCTGTCAGAAGGATCTAAATTGACCTTAGAAAATGTCCATATTGAAAAATTTGGGAATAATACGATCCATGCCAAGGACTCAGAAGTGATCGCAAAAAATTCAACGATTACAGGCGGGGATCTGGAAAAGGACTTTCCACCAGTTTGGTTGAGGAATGTCATCTGGGAGTCTGAAAACTGTAAAATTGAGTTGCCTACTGGAACTGGAGTCTGTCTTGACAATAATGTTCAATTCAATTCGGATTCGGATCGTATAACCTCCATCAATTCATTCAATAGTATGATCCGAGCTCACCAGGCTACATTTACAGAATTTTTATGCGTCTATGAAGAGTCCTTTGCTTCCCTGACTGGAGAAACGACCTTCTTGAATGAGAATGCCCAAACCATTTCATTTGGCGTTTTTGATGATGGTGTGCTGATGGCTGAGCATATGATTTGTCATAAGATTGCGGATCCTAATATACGGCTTCAAGGTGGAGCCTTTGTGAAGGTGGGCATCGTGACCTATAGGCAGGGCGATGCGCGTGATCTGACCAAGGAAATCGAGGATGACTGTGACTATCTTGTCGGTAGAGAAGTGGCTAAGGGCAATGCGCAAGTAGTTCCTACGGGACAGACGACGGATGCAACGGTGGCTCCAACCACTGCAAGAGACTCTGGACCAGAGAAGAAACAAGATGCTCTTCAAGAACTCAATAGCCTGATTGGTCTTGAAAAAGTCAAACATGAGATCAAGAAAATGATCAACATGGTGGAATTTAACAAGAAACGAATCGCTAGTGGCAAGGCTCCTGAAAAGCAAACCTTGCATGCTGCCTTTATGGGAAATCCTGGTACAGGGAAAACGACTGTAGCCCGTCTGTTGGGACAAGTGCTCTTTGATGCAGGTGTTCTCTCAGGGGAAGAATTCCGTTTTGTGGAAGCAACGGAGTCCGATCTGATCTCTTCGAATATTGGAGGAACAGCTGAACAGACCCAAGCCCTGCTTGAAAAAGCGCGAGGAGGCATCCTCTTTATTGATGAAGCCTATAGCTTGGATAAAAAAGACAGCGGTGCGGACTTTGGGATCGAGGCGATCAATACCATCCTCAAATTTATGGAGGACAATCGCGACGACATCATGATTATCTTTGCTGGCTATACCAAGGAAATGGAGGAGTTCTTAAAGACCAATCCAGGCCTTCGTTCTCGGGTGCCAAATAATTTCATCTTTGAAGATTTCACAGGAGATGAGATTGTCCAACTAGGTGAAATGATCCTAAGCAAAGGGGACTACAAACTCGAAGACCGGGATTACTATGCGCGGCACGTTAAGCGGGCTTATGATGGCTCGCTAGATAAGAGCAATGGTCGCTGGATTCGTAACCTGGATGAGCAATTGACCAAGACCATGGCAGATCGGGTGGTGGCCCAAGGTTCCGATGATATTGAGACCATCCTCAATAGCGATATCGATGCTGTCCTTAACCAAGGTAAGTATCAAGCAGGAGCCGACAAGGAAGAAGATGGGATGGCTGCCCTCAACCGTTTGGTTGGAATTGCTAAGGTGAAAGAGCAAGTCGAACAATTCGTGGCCATGGCTGAGTTCAATCAAAAACGGGCTGAACAAGGTGGCATCGTCGAAGACACGACCTTGCACTCTCTCTTTCTTGGAAATCCTGGTACAGGGAAGACCACCGTGGCCCGCATTTTGGGCAATATCCTCTTCCAAAAGGGGGTTATCAAGCAGAAGAAATTCATCGAAGTATCCCGGAGCAATCTGGTTGGAGGCTACCAAGGTCAAACAGCCTTGAAGACGCGCGAAGTCCTAGAAAGTGCACTGGGTGGAGTCCTCTTTATCGATGAGGCCTACACGCTCTATACCGGTTTAAATGATGATTTTGGGAAGGAAGCCTTGGATGAAGTCCTCAAATTTATGGAGGACCACCGCCGCGATATCGTTATTATCTTTGCTGGTTACACGAAAGAGATGCACGACTTCTTGCAGGTCAATTCAGGTCTGCAAAGCCGGATCCCAACTACATTTGATTTTGAAGACTACAGCCCAGATGAGATCGTTGAGATTGGTCTGTTAGGATTGCGTAAGCAAGGTTACCAAGTCAATGAAGCCCTTTACGGAGAGATTGTGAAAGGAAATTATATGTGTGCCAATGACCATAGTAATGGTCGCTGGGTTCGCAATCTCAATGAAAAACTCTTGCGCCAAGTATCAACTCGGGTAACCCGTGAAGGTAGTACAGACTACAATTCCATTTTGGATCAAGATTTGGAAGCTTTGAGAGAGAATAGAAGTTCTGAACAACCTCATACCGTGGATGATCAAGGCTATGTTCTTCCTTAA